The genomic region TTTGAGCAGCTTCAGTGACCAGTCCACTATTGATCTATCTCTACTTGACATTATCCCGGTAATCCTTTTTCTGTGCAGAGTGATCTTGCTTATTTGCAGAAGAAAAAAGATGAGGAAAAGGTGAGTGAGACTTTGTGGACGATTTTTATCTGGTAGCTTGTCCTATTCTGCTTGTGTGGAGGATCCTTATTCCCTGCCATGGATTGTACATGGTTTTTGCGCCAACAGGCGCTGAAGGAGCTGAAGGCCAAGGCACAGAAGGGCGCAATTGGAGGCTCGGGTCTCAAGAAAAGTGGAAAGAAATGAGCATTGCCCACCCACCCATCTCCAAAACACCTAAGAGAACGATAAGACAGCTGCTTATCTGTGTTGCGCTTCACTATATGATATATGTGGCTGTGAGACAATGTTGCCTCTTGTATTCCGTGTTTCGCGGTGTTCCAGTTGGTTTGCTTGATCCGAAGATGTTTCAGCCTCTCATCTGCTAGCTTTGATACACGAGTTATTTGCTATTATGATATTCATTTGAAGTGGATTCTTCGGcattgtttgaatgcactagcatatagttagtagctaaaattagttgagacatccaaacaccctaTCTAATAGTTTAGTTATTAATTATTTTTGgtgaattagttaatagttagttagctattTGGTGGCTAACTAATTTCACgaatattttcacgaatattttttagccaactaactattatttctagtacattcaaacaccCCTTCGTAATAGTACTAGACTACTATTAGATTAGGCTTCTC from Zea mays cultivar B73 chromosome 6, Zm-B73-REFERENCE-NAM-5.0, whole genome shotgun sequence harbors:
- the LOC100276034 gene encoding uncharacterized protein LOC100276034, with protein sequence MSKQGGKAKPLKAPKVDKKEYDESDLAYLQKKKDEEKALKELKAKAQKGAIGGSGLKKSGKK